One part of the Clarias gariepinus isolate MV-2021 ecotype Netherlands chromosome 24, CGAR_prim_01v2, whole genome shotgun sequence genome encodes these proteins:
- the slc25a15b gene encoding solute carrier family 25 member 15b, with product MAMSPHPAVQAVIDLSAGAVGGMACVLSGQSLDTVKVKMQSFPSLYRGFLHCLVSTYRQVGIRGLYQGTTPALMANMGENAVLFMCYGFCQEMVRRVCGLDGNTALSDVQKACAGSAASFFSSFVLCPTELVKCRLQVMTEMASSRKITSSHTSVWSVIRSILKADGPCGFFQGLTPTIAREVPGYFCFFGAYELCRSVFSKHLQCSKDDIGVVPTVFSGGVGGACLWLVIYPMDCVKSRIQVMSMTQSQAGFYKTFTHIFRTEGVRALYSGLTPTMIRTFPANGTLFLGYEFSRKLMMSQFNS from the exons ATGGCGATGTCTCCTCACCCCGCCGTGCAGGCCGTTATAGACCTGTCCGCTGGAGCCGTAG GCGGGATGGCATGTGTGTTGAGTGGACAGTCACTGGACACGGTAAAGGTGAAGATGCAGTCGTTTCCGTCTCTCTATCGGGGTTTTCTGCACTGTTTGGTCTCCACCTACAGGCAGGTGGGTATCAGGGGGCTGTATCAGGGCACCACGCCCGCTCTGATGGCCAACATGGGCGAGAACGCAGTGCTCTTCATGTGCTACGGCTTTTGCCAGGAGATGGTGCGGCGAGTGTGTGGCCTGGACGGAAACACAGCACTCAG TGATGTACAGAAGGCCTGCGCTGGCTCTGCAgcctccttcttctcctcctttgtGCTGTGCCCTACTGAGTTAGTGAAGTGCAGACTGCAGGTGATGACTGAGATGGCCAGCTCAAGGAAGATCACGTCCTCTCACAC ctCGGTGTGGTCAGTAATCAGGTCCATCCTGAAGGCAGACGGCCCGTGTGGGTTTTTTCAGGGTCTCACTCCGACCATCGCCAGAGAGGTGCCGGGATACTTCTGCTTCTTCGGAGcgtatgagctctgtcgctccGTCTTCTCTAAACACCTGCAGTGCAGCAAAGATGACAtcg gcgtgGTCCCAACTGTGTTTAGTGGCGGTGTGGGTGGAGCCTGCCTCTGGTTGGTGATTTATCCCATGGACTGTGTGAAGTCGAGGATTCAGGTGATGTCCATGACGCAGAGTCAGGCAGGATTTTACAAAACCTTCACACACATCTTCAGGACTGAAG gtgTGAGAGCTCTATATTCGGGTCTCACCCCTACGATGATCCGGACCTTCCCAGCGAACGGGACTCTCTTCCTGGGTTATGAATTCAGCCGCAAACTGATGATGTCACAGTTCAACAGCTGA
- the mrps31 gene encoding 28S ribosomal protein S31, mitochondrial produces the protein MYRRAVCSLYQARTALKHAHEPRLRLRKCVDKTSGSGSGAPYPVHPRAFGSSGASRCEQKTDGGRTEEPGKKDDAEEEKSDRPVAKEACKDAGETGETGHETASQNPAETPASEQKVDERTGKQGLLELLGAMKVDTTTKAKLKSLRKGTSGPDGALKQKKVVMESTSSMFQQATTSQSESLSPELVAAASAAAATLPDRSRAESELLKQLRKHEAERRDETPDIGNIIADMKVGKKPVGRQNSWPANQIRFDDDGRGYTHDRGITGELAEIRRRNSAFTAKRLNIFSASDQDTHTHLSPSLWDADLANQISRVVNQRPRNGFEEMVQWTREGKLWDYPINNEAGMEEEAKVPFHEHVFLQRHLEDGFPQHGPVRHFMELVVTGLSKNHHLGVTRKLEHIAWFRNYFLQKQEILGEAEA, from the exons ATGTACAGGAGAGCGGTGTGTTCTCTCTATCAGGCCAGAACCGCGTTAAAGCACGCGCACGAGCCCAGACTGCGTCTGCGGAAATGTGTGGATAAAACTTCCGGTTCCGGTTCGGG GGCTCCGTATCCAGTACACCCCCGTGCGTTTGGGTCGAGCGGAGCGAGTCGGTGTGAGCAGAAGACAGATGGggggaggacagaggagcctggAAAAAAGGACGATGCCGAGGAAGAGAAGAGCGACCGACCCGTAGCGAAGGAAGCGTGTAAAGATGCAGGAGAAACAGGAGAGACCGGACACGAGACCGCCAGTCAGAACCCGGCTGAAACACCAGCGTCTGAGCAGAAGGTGGACGAGAGGACGGGGAAGCAGGGTCTGCTGGAGCTGCTGGGGGCCATGAAGGTGGACACAACGACCAAAGCCAAGCTGAAGTCTCTCAGGAAGGGGACGAGTGGACCGGACGGAGCGCTGAAGCAGAAGAAGGTGGTGATGGAGAGCACAAGCAGCATGTTTCAGCAAGCTACAACTTCACAGAG tgagTCTCTGAGCCCTGAGCTGGTCGCCGCTGCCTCCGCTGCTGCCGCCACGCTTCCTGATCGCTCTCGAGCCGAATCTGAGCTTCTGAAGCAGCTGCGCAAACACGAAGCCGAGAGACGAGACGAGACACCAGACATTGG GAACATCATCGCTGATATGAAGGTGGGGAAGAAGCCAGTCGGAAGACAGAACAGCTGGCCGGCCAACCAGATCCGGTTTGATGATGATGGGCGGGGCTATACGCACGACCGCGGAATTACGGGAGAGCTGGCTGAGATCCGCAGGAG gaatTCTGCTTTTACTGCAAAGAGGCTGAACATCTTCAGTGCTTCCgatcaggacacacacacccatttga gcCCCTCCCTCTGGGACGCTGATTTAGCCAATCAGATTTCCCGGGTGGTGAATCAGCGACCTCGTAACGGGTTTGAGGAAATGGTCCAGTGGACGAGGGAGGGGAAGCTCTGGGACTATCCCATTAACAACGAGGCGG gCATGGAGGAGGAAGCGAAGGTGCCGTTTCACGAGCACGTCTTCCTGCAGCGCCACCTAGAGGACGGTTTCCCTCAGCACGGCCCCGTCAGACACTTCATGGAACTGGTCGTCACCGGATTGTCCAAGAACCACCACCTCGGCGTTACTCGGAAACTGGAGCACATCGCCTGGTTCAGAAACTACTTCCTGCAGAAACAGGAAATCCTCGGTGAGGCCGAGGCCTGA